Genomic segment of Patescibacteria group bacterium:
GGAAGAGGCCAATCATTTTAATGAGACAATCAGGGAAGGTACAAATGTTCTACGAGGAAATCATCAGGGAGTTTAATAATACAGGCGTAAGATATGCTATCGTAGGCGGAGTAGCAGTCAATCTTCACGGTCATATTCGCATGACGGCTGATCTGGATATTATTTTAGAGTTGGAAGACAATAACCTTGCAAAAGCCATTACAACACTAATGGAATCAGGTTTTTCTTGTAAGATCCCGGTTGACCCTATGGGATTAGCTGACTCTAATACGAGAAATGATTGGATAAAAAATAAAAACATGAAGGCACTTAACTTTTATCGTGATACCGAGGAAGTTGATCTGGTCGTTGATTCTCCCGTTAAATATGAAGAAGTGGAAAAGACGATCTTTGCGGTAAGGGAAATAAATTGTCCTGTAGTTTCAAAAGAAGATTTGATCAAAATGAAAGAAGTGACAAACAGACAGCAGGATATAGACGATATTAAAAAACTGAAAATCTTAATAGATATTGAACTGGACAATAAATAGTTTTTACCCAACAAGTTTTCTCACCAGTTTATCTGGCGAGCCTGCACTCCCTCTTTTCACCTATATTTTCAGTTTTCCTCTGAGCATAACCGTAGCCAAA
This window contains:
- a CDS encoding nucleotidyltransferase family protein — its product is MFYEEIIREFNNTGVRYAIVGGVAVNLHGHIRMTADLDIILELEDNNLAKAITTLMESGFSCKIPVDPMGLADSNTRNDWIKNKNMKALNFYRDTEEVDLVVDSPVKYEEVEKTIFAVREINCPVVSKEDLIKMKEVTNRQQDIDDIKKLKILIDIELDNK